DNA sequence from the Chitinivorax tropicus genome:
TCATCCTCGGCCAGATACTCAGCGGTGCCCGCCAGGCCTGCGTGCATTTCCGCCCCGCCCAGCTCCTCATCCGTCGCCACCTCACCAGTAGCAGCCAGCAGCAATGGTGGCCCGGCCAGGAACAGCTTGGCCCGTTGACGCACCACGATCACGTAGTCCGACAGACCCGGCTGATACGCCCCACCCGCCGTAGCGTTGCCATGTACCACAGAGATCTGCGGAATGCCGGCCGCAGACAGCCGCGCCTGATTGGCAAAGGCGCGCGCACCTTCCACAAATACATCGGCGGCGTGATGCAGATTGGCCCCGCCACTTTCGGTCAACATGATCATGGGCAGTGCGTTTTCAAGTGCAATTTGTTGCAGGCGCAATGTCTTTCGCAACCCCGCTGGCGATATGGTGCCACCCTTGATGGCACTGTTATTGGCATAGACCAGGCACCGCACCCCGCTCACATAACCGATCCCAGCAATAATGCCCCCGCCGGCTTCGGTGCCGTCCTTGTCATCGTGCATCTGGTAGCCCGCCAGCCCCATCAACTCGATGAACGGGGAGCCAGGGTCGAGCAGCCGCTGCACCCGCTCTGGCGGCAATAATTGGCCACGCTGGTCGAATCTGGGCTTTTCCGCCTGCACCAGCCGCCCTTGCCGCTCGCGAATCGCCTGCAACTGATCCAGCATGCCCTGCATGGCGGCACGATTGGCGGCAAAGGCTGGCCCACTGGTATCGATCTGGCTCTGGATCACTGACATGGCAGCCTTTCCAACAATCGCGGTGGAATCGGGATCGGCATGTCCAGCAGCTGCTGGGCAAATGCCTTGCCTTGTGCATCCACCCGCAAGCTGGCCATGCCACCACCACCCAGCGCATGGCGCAGCACCAGATTCAACGCATGCAGCCCTGGCCAGGCATAGCACTCGACACGGCTTTGCGGGTGATCCAGCACATGCTGGAACCAAGCCTGCACTGCTGTGGGGGTCAATGCCTGATGCAGCCAAGGCAGGATCTCAGGGTGGCGGGCAATGACCCCAATGTTGGCATCATCGCCTTTGTCGCCGCTACGAGCCCAGGCCAGCTGGATCAACGGCACGCTGATCAGCCCATGTTCGTTCACCGGATGGGGTGGGGTGATCAACTTTGCATCCATCGGTATCGGCTCAATCGCCGGGAGCGTCGGTAAGGGCACCCTGATCACCTGTCCGCCAATATGCACCGACTGGGCCACCAGCGCCTGGGGAATCAGGCAGGCGAACAGCTTGATCACCGGTGACGGCTTGGGCCGCCCGCCCAGCAGGCTGACCAACCCTGGTGCCATCCCGGTCGCTGCCTGAGCGATTTCCCCCCCGAAGAATTGCAATGCGGGTTTCAAGGGATGGGTCACGGTAAGGCGCAACACCACTTCCCGCGTGTCGTCACAACGAGCATGGTGGCCATAGCTGGCCTCGGCACCCAGGATCTCGATCCGGGTTGCAGTAAACGGCGGCAGCTTCCGCTGCGCCAACAAGGCTTGTGCCTTGCTGATCAGGTGATCAGCTACTGATCGCGCCTTGGCTACCGCCTGCCGGCCTGCCAGCACACAGCAGGCAGTCAGCCGGTGGCCATCCTGCCAGGTCAGGCATGCTTTATATTGATGAGTGGGCGGCCTGCCCCGCGCGCCTTGTACTGCCACACGGTTGTCACCGATCTGGGTCAATTGCACTTGGCTGAAATCGCAAGTCACATCTGGCAACAGATAGGCCTGCGGATCGCCCACCTCATAGACCACCTGTTCTGCGACGGTCGGCACACTGACCAGCCCACCCGTGCCTGCTGGTTTGGTCACGACAAAGCAGCCATCCGCAGCGACCTCGACCAGCGGGAAGCCCATCTGATCAAACCCCGGCACAGTCTGCCAATCGGTGAAATTGCCACCACAGCACTGCGCCCCACACTCGATGATGTGCCCGGCCAATGAGCCCTGCGCCAGCTTGTCATAATCATGCAGCGACCAATTGAACGCATGCAGCAATGGGCCCAGCACCAGGGCGCTATCCACCACCCGGCCAGTGATCACGATATCGGCCCCGGCAGCCAGAGCAGCGGCAATCGGCGTCGCACCCAGATAGGCGTTGGCGGTCAAGGGGCTGGTCGGCAGCGGTGCGCCGGTCTGCCACTCCTTGACATCAGCGGCTTGCAACGCATCCAACTGTGGCATCAGGTCATCCCCCTGCACCACCGCCACGCTCAGCGTCAGACCTGCGGCATCGATGGCGGCTTGCAATCGATCCCGGCAAGCCAGCGGATTCACCCCACCTGCATTGCTGATCACCTTGATGCCTTTGGCCGCCAGCTGTGGCAACAACGGCGGCAACACGTTGTCCACGAAGTCAGGCGCGTAACCCAGGCTCGAATCCTTTACCTTGGCCGCCGCCATGATCGACAACGTCACCTCGGCCAGGTAATCGAACACCAGGTAATCCAGCTCGGCCAATCGCACCAGCTGAGCCGCCGCAGTTTGGGTATCCCCCCAAAAGCCGCTTGCACAGCCGATCTTGACGACTCTCTCCTCCATTGCCTCTCCTTGAACGGGCGATTTCGCTCAATATAATTCAATCGCTTGATTTAATAAATATCAAAATCCGTCAGAATTCGGCACAATAGCCACCAGACCCGTTCTCACCCCGCACCAGATCACTTCGCCATGACACCTTCCCCCGCCAGAAAGCGTGGCCGTCCGCCCAAAGACGCCGACACCAGCCTGCGCCGCGTGTTGATCCAACAGTCCGCCAAACTGTTTCGAGAACAAGGCTTCGAGCGCACCACCGTGCGTGACATCGCTCACGCCGCAGGTGTGCAGGCTGGCAGCTGGTTTTATCATTTCAAGAGCAAACATGAGATCCTGGCGGCGGTGATGCGGGAAGGTATGGCGGATTCGCTGGCGCGCATCCAGCAGCTGGATGTCGCCACCCTGCCCGCCAAAGCCGCATTGCGCGCGCTGATCCACACACACCTGCACACCATCCTGGCGCCAGATCATGATTTCATCCCAGTGATGCTCTATGAATGGCGCTCGCTGCCGCCGGCGGCACAGGTGGAGATCGCCGCCTTGCAGCAGCAATATGAGGCCGTATGGGAAAGCGTCATCGCACGGCTCCAGCAACATGGCGACTGGCCCATGCCCACCCGTGCGGATCGGCTGTTCCTGTTTGGCTCGTTGAACTGGATTGCGCAGTGGTATCGGCCCGACGGCCCGCTTTCACTGGACGATCTGGTGGATGACGCGATGGTTTTTTTCCTGCGCAGCGCCTGACACAAGACGCCGCCTCGAAAGCAACATACAATTCAAGCATCTTGCCTCAGGAGCCCATCCCATGCGCTGGAATGACATGCGACAAAGCGACAATGTCGAAGACCGCCGCAGCGGTGGCGGGGGATTGCCCATTGGCGGGCTGAGTATCGGGGGCATGGTGGTGGTCGCCGTGATCAGTCTGCTGCTGGGGCAAAACCCGCTGGAAATCCTCGGCCTGATGCAATCCGCCAGCCAGCACCCGACCAATCAAGCCGCCCAACCGCGCACCCAGCCCACCAACGATGAAGGCAAACGATTCGTCTCAGCCATTCTGGGCGACACCGAAGACACCTGGGATCATTTGTTCAAGCAGGCTGGCAGCCACTATGAACGGCCCACGTTGGTTCTGTTCCGCGATGCGGTCAGCTCGGCTTGCGGACGCGCCAGCTCGGCGGTCGGCCCGTTTTACTGCCCTGGTGATAAAAAGGTCTATCTCGACTTGGGCTTTTTCGACGAATTGCAACGGCGCTTTGCCGCCCCGGGCGATTTTGCGCAGGCTTATGTCATCGCACACGAGGTCGGCCATCACATCCAGAACCTGATGGGCGTATCAGGACAGGTGCATCGCAAACAACAAGCACTCGGCAAAAAAGCCGCCAATGCGCTATCGGTACAGCTGGAGTTACAGGCCGATTGCCTGGCGGGCGTGTGGGGGCATTATGCCCAGCAACGTAAACTGCTCGACCCAGGCGACATGGCCGAGGCCCTGACCGCTGCCCATGCCATCGGTGACGACACCCTGCAGCGCAACGCCACGGGCCATGTCGTGCCTGATGCCTTCACCCATGGCTCGTCTGAGCAACGCATGTACTGGTTCAAGCGCGGCTTCGAGGCAGGCGACATGCGGCGCTGTGATACATTCTCCGCAGCAAAGGGCTGACCACCACCCTCTATCCGGGCCCGGCAGCCCCAACTACACTGCGCGCCCTACCCACCAAGACACCTGAGCTTCAGATGACACCACCTTCCAGCTATTTCCAACACATCGACGGCGGCCTGTACCGCTTCATCACCGAAGCACGCCACGCTGACAACGCACAGCCCGTCATCGTGTATGAACACCTGTGGCCTTTCGAGCCTGGTATATGGGTACGCAATGCCGTGGAGTTCCAGCAGCGCTTCACCCCGATAGACGCGGCCATCGTACAGGCCCAGATGCAGGGCAATCGCCAGGCCGCCCAACAAACCGTTACTGCCGCCAAAGCCGCGCGCCGCGCACGGCAAACCTCGACCTGAGTGGTGCATGGCCTGATCAGCCCCCATCCGACACGGTGCCATGGCCCACCACGGCGGATGGTGGTCGCCGGCACAGTCCATGATCGACGCGGCGCCGCGACCCATGAAAAGAGCCTAGCCCCCTTTCTGTTTTTCCTCCAGCGCCTCCCAGCGGGCCAGCTTCTCCAACAACTGCTCATCGATTTCATCGATTCGCAATTGCCAAGCCTTCAACTGTTGCGGGTCAGTCTTGTAAGCATCAGGAGCCAGCAATTGGGCGTTGATCTCAGCCTGCGCGGCTTCCAATGCGGCGATCTCATCGGGCAATGCGGCCAATTCACGCGACTCGTTGAATGACAACTTGACTTGACGATTCTTCACCGGCTGAGCTGCGGGCTTGCTCGCCACGACAGCCTTCTCAGCAGGCTTCTGACTCTCCATCCGGGCTTTGGCTGCCTGGAAGTCCTCATAGCCGCCAGGGTACTCGCGCAGCACCCCTTCACCCTCGAATGCGATCACCTGCGTCACCACATTGTCCAGAAACGCACGATCATGGCTGACCAGGAACACTGTGCCGGTGTAATCCGCCACCAGCTGCTCCAGCAGCTCCAGGGTGTCGATATCGAGGTCATTGGTGGGCTCATCCAGCACCAGCACATTGGCAGGCTTGGTGAACAGCCGCGCCAGCAGCAAGCGATTGCGCTCGCCCCCCGACAAGGATTTGACCGGAGAACGGGCTCGCTCGGGCGCGAACAGAAAATCACCGAGATAGCTCATGATGTGTTTACGTTCATTGCCGATCTGGATGAAATCACTACCTTGGCTGATCACATCGACAATCGCCATCTCCTCATCCAATTGCTCACGAAACTGATCGAAGTAAGCAATCTGCAGATTGGTCCCGGTCTTGACCGTCCCGCCATCAGGCTGGATCTCCCCCAGAATCAACTTCAACAGCGTGGTCTTGCCGATGCCATTGGGGCCAAGCAGACCGATACGGTCACCACGCTGGATGCGCGTGGTGAAATCCTTGATCAAGGTGCGGCCCGCATAGGCTTTGGTGACCTTGTCCAGCTCAGCCACCAGCTTGCCCGAGCGCTCACCCGCGTCTAGTGAGAACTGCACCTGCCCCATCTGCTCGCGTCGGGCCGCCCGATCACGCCGCAATTGCTCCAGCCGCCGCACTCGCCCCTCGTTGCGGGTACGCCGCGCCTCTACCCCTTTGCGAATCCACACCTCTTCCTGCGCCCAGAATTTGTCGAATTTACGGTTGTGGATGGCCTCGACCTCCAGCATCTCGGCCTTTTTGAGTTGATAGGTCGCGAAATTGCCCGGAAAGCTGCAAAGCAGGCCGCGATCCAGCTCGACGATGCGAGTGGCGACATTGTCCAGAAAGCGCCGATCATGGGTGATCACCAGCACCCCACCGGCAAAGGCGCGCAAGACACCCTCTAGCCACTCGATGGCCGCCACGTCCAGGTGGTTGGTCGGCTCGTCCAACAACAGCACATTCGGCTCAGCCACCAGCGCCCGCGCCAGCGCCACGCGCTTTTTCCAGCCACCGGACAATTCATCGACCGGCTTGTCGGCGGGCAAGCCCAGCGTAGACAAGGTGGATTCCACCAGGCTGTTGAATCGCCAACCATCCTGCGCCTCCAGCGCGGTCTGCAGGCTTTGCATCCGGGCCAGCAATGCCTCGTCGTGGGCATGGGCCAATTGCTGGGTGCAGTGATGATAGTCACGCAGCAGCCCCGCCAGATCCGCCAAGCCACCCGCCACCGCATCAAACACCGACAGCCCCGGCTCAAACAAAGGCTCCTGCGGCACGTAAGCCACCTTGGCATCACTGGCAAAACGGATCAACCCGTCATCGAGCTTCACCAGCCCCGCCAACGCCTTCAGCAGCGACGATTTGCCGGTACCATTACGTCCGATCACCCCAACCCGTTCACCCGCATCCAGATTCAGGGCAGCCTGATCCAACAAGGGATGGTGGCCAAAGGCCAAACATGCGTTATCAACAGAAATCAGCGGCAAGATGAGACCATCCTAGAAACAATCATTATCGATCGATCGATTATACCAGCCACCGCCTCACTTCGACGTGGCAGCGCCCATCTCTGATCGGCATTGGGCCGGAAACAGGGCGGCACCAGCCATGAAATCGTGTCAACAGAACCTAGACCCCATGCCCAGGCAACGATACAATTCAATTCTTTTCGACATACGTTGCTTGCGCTCGTTTTCCAGACTTCCACATTGGCATGCAGGTTTTCCGCTCCCCTTTTTCCGTCAGTGACGCCCCCTGTGCATTGACCATCGGCAACTTTGACGGTGTCCATCTGGGCCATCAGGTCATATTGGACAGGCTGGTCAAAGTGGCACGCCAGCGTGGCCTGCCCGCTGCGGTGATGACATTCGAGCCACATCCACGGGAGCTGTTCACACCCGAGGCCGCCCCAGCCCGCCTGAGCAGCCTGCGCGAAAAACTGGAACTGCTGGCAGTGCAGGGGGTCGATCGCGTCTACGTCGTCCGCTTCACCCGCGCCTTCGCGGCGCTGAGCGCGGATGCCTTCATCCACGACATCTTGGTACGTCGCTTGCAGGCGCGGTATGTCCTGGTGGGGGATGACTTCTGCTTCGGCGCCCGGCGTCAGGGCAATTTCGAGATGCTGTCCCAGGTTGGTGGCGCACTCGGCTTGACGGTGGAGAGCATGCCCAGTGTCATGTCCGGGCAGACGCGGGTATCCAGCACAGCCGTCCGCGAGGCATTGGCGGCAGGTGACTGCGCCCTGGCTGCGTGCTTGTTGGGCCGGCCTTATTCCATCAGTGGCCGCGTATTTCATGGCGATAAAATTGGCCGGACATTGGGCTTTCCGACAGCAAACATCCAGGTGAAGCACAACAAGCCGCCGCTGAAGGGCATCTTTGCGGTCGAGGTCCACGGCCTTGATCAACGTATCTACCAAGGCGCGGCCAGCCTCGGCCTGCGCCCCACCATCACCGCGAACGGGAGAGCCACGCTCGAAGTCAATCTGTTTGACTTCGGGCGCAGTATTTATGGCGAGCACCTGCGGGTCGATTTCCTGACCAAGCTACGGGACGAGGAGAAATACGCCAGCCTGGATGAGCTGACCCAGGCCATCGCCCGTGATGTCGCGCAATGCCGCCACTTTTTCGCGCAGCGTGAACTGACCATCGCCCATTCCATCCAACAGGCTGGTTGATACCGCCATCACCTGTTTTGTGAATTAGAATGGGGACATACCCAATATTTGCCTGAGACTACAACGACATGTCCGACCATAAGAACACTTTGAACCTTCCCGATACCGGCTTCCCCATGCGTGGCGATCTGGCCAAGCGCGAGCCGGGCATGGTGGCGCAATGGCAGCAACGCCAGCTGTACAAGACAATCCGCGAGACCAGCCAGGGCCGCCCGAAGTTCATCCTGCATGACGGCCCGCCGTATGCCAATGGCGACATCCACCTGGGCCACGCCGTCAACAAAATTCTGAAGGACATCATTGTCAAATCGAAGACCATGGCGGGTTTCGATGCACCCTATGTACCCGGCTGGGACTGCCACGGCCTGCCCATCGAGCATCAGATCGAGAAGCTGCATGGCAAGCACCTGGAGCCCAATGCGTTCCGCAAGCTCTGCCGTGAATATGCAGAAAGCCAGATCGAGCGCCAGAAAGTCGATTTCATCCGGCTGGGCATCCTGGGCGACTGGGACAAGCCTTATAAGACAATGGACTTCAAAACCGAAGCCAACATCGTCCGTACGCTGGGCCACATCCACCAGAACGGTTTCCTCTACAAAGGCGCCAAGCCTGTGTACTGGTGCCTGGATTGCGGCAGCTCGCTGGCTGAGGCCGAGGTTGAATACCAGGACAAGCACTCCCCTGCCATTGATGTTGCCTTCCGCGTAGTCGATAACCAAGCACTGGCAGAGGCATTTGGCACCCATGTCAATGGCGAAGCCGCTTATGCGGTGATCTGGACCACCACCCCCTGGACGTTGCCCGCCAACGAAGCAGTCAGCGTCCACCCGGAAGTCATCTACGACCTGATCCAGACCGAGAAAGGCTTATTGATCCTGGCGCGTGACCTGGCCGAGTTTGCGCTGCAGCGTTATGGGCTGGAGTCGGTCGAGGTGGTTGGCCAATGTACTGGCAACAAGCTGGAGCACCTCAAGCTCAAGCACCCGTTCCTCGACAAGGAAGTCCCCATCATCTGTGGCCTGCACGTCACCGTCGATGCTGGCACTGGCTTGGTCCATACCGCACCAGCCCACGGTCTGGAGGACTATCTGGTCGGCAATCACTATGGCCTGCCGGTCAACAACCCAGTCGGGCCGGATGGCAAATTCATCAACAGCCTGCCGCTGTTTGGCGGCATGAGCATCTGGGATGCCAACCCCAAGGTCATGGCCACCCTGGAGGCCAATGGGGCGCTGTTGGTGCAAAAGAAACTGCTGCACAGCTACCCGCATTGCTGGCGGCACAAGACACCCGTCATCTTCCGCGCCACCAGCCAATGGTTCATCGGCATGGAAAAGGCCGGCAATCAAGGCGAGACACTGCGCCAGCGCGCACAGAAAGCCGTCGAGGACACACAGTTCTTCCCTGCCTGGGGCCGCGCCCGCCTGGAAGCCATGATCAACAATCGCCCGGACTGGTGCGTCTCCCGCCAGCGCTACTGGGGCGTGCCGATGCCCTTGTTCGAACACAAAGAGACTGGCGAGCTGCACCCCCGCACCACGGAGCTGCTGGAAGCCGTTGCCCAACGTATCGAGCAAGGTGGCATCGAAGCCTGGTTCGCACTCGACCCGGCGGATTTGCTGGGCGAGGACGCTGCGCACTACCACAAGCTGTCGGATACCATGGATGTCTGGTTCGACTCTGGCTCGACACACTACGCGGTGGTGAAGCAACACGCCGACATGGTGCGCACCGACAGCTCGGATGACTTCCCGGCAGATCTTTACCTGGAAGGCTCCGACCAGCATCGTGGCTGGTTCCAGTCATCACTGCTGACCGGTTGTGCCACCTTTGGCCATGCCCCTTACAAGCAGCTGCTGACCCATGGCTTCACCGTGGACGCGCACGGGCGCAAGATGTCCAAATCATTGAAAAACGGCATCGAGCCGCAGGAAATCTGCAACAAGTTCGGCGCGGACATCCTGCGCCTGTGGATTGCATCCAGCGATTATTCGGGCGATCTGTCGCTGTCGGAAGAGATCCTGAAGCGGGTCACCGAAAGCTATCGTCGCATTCGCAACACCCTACGCTTCCTGCTGGCCAATCTGGCTGACTTCGATGCCACCACCCAATTGCTGCCATTCGAGCAGCTGTTGGAGATCGATCAATACGCCATCGTGCAGGCCAAAGCCCTGCAGGATCGCATTGCCGAATACGCGGGCACCGAAACGGGCAGCCACTTCCAGCGCTATACCTTCCACCATGCGGTGCAAGAGCTGACGCAGTACTGCTCGGAGGATCTGGGTGCGTTCTACCTCGACATCCTGAAAGACCGCCTGTACACCGCAGGGGCCAATGCGCCAGCACGGCGTGCCGCACAGACTGCGCTGCATCACATCACACACAGCCTGATCAGATTGCTCGCACCCATCCTCAGCTTCACTGCCGAGGAAGCCTGGGGCTGGCTGACCGGCAATCAACAGGATTCCGTATTCCTGCACACCTGGTACGCCTTCCCCGCCATCGACGTAGCCGAATGCGAACGCCTGCAGCAACGCTGGAGCGCATTGCGAGCCTTCCGTTCACAGGTGCAAAAGCAGATCGAAGAAGTGCGGACAGCTGGCGGGGTCGGCTCGTCGTTGCAGGCCGAAATCACCATTACCGCGACCGATCCGCTGTATGCGCTGCTGGCCTCGCTGGGTGATGACCTGCGCTTTGTGCTGATCACCTCCCAGGCCAAGCTGGTCAACGGGCAGGCTGACGAAGTCACCGTCACACCAAGTCAATACACCAAGTGTGAGCGCTGCTGGCATTACCGCGCAGATGTCGGCGCGATAACCGCCCATACCGGGCTGTGTGGCCGCTGTGTATCCAATCTGTTTGGTGAGGGAGAGGCACGTCGTCATGCGTAAGTGGTTGTTACTGGCTTTGGTCGTGGTGGTGATCGATCAATTTTCCAAGTTGTGGATCGATGGCAACCTGTTTTACGGCCAAACCATTCCGGTCATTCCATCATTCAATATCGTCAAGGCCTACAACCCTGGCGCGGCGTTCAGCTTCCTGGCCGATGCCGGGGGCTGGCAACGACATTTCTTCAGCGTGATCGCTGTTGTCGTCTCGATCGGGCTGGTATGGATGTTGCGTAAAAACAGCACCAACCGTTTGCTCAGCAGTGCACTCAGTCTGATTCTGGGCGGTGCCATCGGCAATCTGATCGACCGGATCGCCTATGGCCATGTGGTGGACTTCATTCAGATCTACTACCAGCAATGGTACTACCCGGCATTCAATCTCGCGGACAGTGCCATCTGTGTCGGGGCGGCGCTGATGATCATCGACAGTTTCAAGAAACAGCCCGACGTGGCACATTGAACGGAAAAGCCGGTTGAAAAACCGGCTTTTTTGTCCCTGGTCCCACACATGACACGCATGTGGATCACTCAATAGCCACTCGCTTGGCACATAGCGCTCTGCTATCATCAAAACCGCATGTACGGTGGCTCCGCAATCGTTTGCGTCGCGACGGCACCAGATCCTGAAGTCATTGACAAGGTGTGGCCGCCCTACCCGTCGGCGGATGTACCCGCGAGCAATGGCGGCATCTGCCCCTCAATCGAGGCAACCTGACACGGGCCATGAATCCGAGCCAGCGGAAAAGGAGCTGTCATGCGCCGGACAAACTATCGGTTCATCATGGCTGGCACATACACCAACACATAACAGGGAGAGCATATGAGCAACCAGTCAGACAATAACCCCTACGCAGCACCACAAAGTGCAGTAGCACCAGTCGGCCCTACCATCCGCGATGACTTTGGCAACTTCATCCCCAATGGCCGCAGCGTGCCTGCTGGCAGCGCCGCCAGCTGGTTCGGCGCGGCATGGGAGTTGTTCAAGAAATCACCGATGATGTGGATCTTCACCACCATCCTGTTCGTTCTGCTCTCTTTCATTGCCTCCATCATCCCTTTCTTCGGTTGGCTGGCGGGTAATATGCTGATGCCATTTCTCGTGGGCGGCATGATGATCGGCTGCAGAACACAGGAGGAAGGCGGCGATCTGAACATCGACCATCTATTTGCTGGCAAGCAACACACCGGCAACTTGGTGATGATCGGCTTGATCTACATCGGCTTCATTGTTCTGATCGGCATCGTAGTCACCATCATCGCCTTTGGAGTCTTTGGAGGAGCGGCGCTGGCTGCAGCCTTTGGGTCCAGCCAAAATGATGATGTGGCAACAGCCATGGCCTTGGGTGGGTTGGGAATTGGCGCGATATTGTTGTTCCTGATCATCCTGGCGCTGA
Encoded proteins:
- a CDS encoding BPSS1780 family membrane protein — encoded protein: MSNQSDNNPYAAPQSAVAPVGPTIRDDFGNFIPNGRSVPAGSAASWFGAAWELFKKSPMMWIFTTILFVLLSFIASIIPFFGWLAGNMLMPFLVGGMMIGCRTQEEGGDLNIDHLFAGKQHTGNLVMIGLIYIGFIVLIGIVVTIIAFGVFGGAALAAAFGSSQNDDVATAMALGGLGIGAILLFLIILALSIPLVMAVWFAPTLVVFNELKPFEAMKMSFKACLKNILPFFVYGLLYFVLMVLGMIPLLLGLLIVGPLILATLYTSYRDIFYAQ